From the Juglans microcarpa x Juglans regia isolate MS1-56 chromosome 3D, Jm3101_v1.0, whole genome shotgun sequence genome, the window atgagatgagatagtttaattttgtataagtGTCAGTTGCTCCGAAACTTACAATCATGATAACGTTGGCACTGCATTGTCTACGAAGGTTGGATTCTCATATAGAGTGCGGCTCCGCACACCTcacaggatttttttttttttttttttcactcagCACAAGGGGTGTGCTTCaggctgatgtaaataattacaCTTCTCATATATAGTCAGCTAGGTCTCAGCAACGTACAGATGAGTAGTTAGATACAGAAGATGGATCGGCTTTCAGCTCTACCATTTTATTCCAGGTCTGACACGATAACGCTATTGAACAGAGTTTCACAAATGTAAATTAAAGAAGACAACGTTGTCTTCAGCATGTCAAAAAGATAAATGAGAACAAAAAAACTTTGAAGTTTTCATATCCAAGTCATGTCCAGAACCCGACCTTCTGAGTTTTAATTCCTCCTAGTCCCCCTCATGCATTAAGACATTACCCTTTAATGCATCCATTTATATTTCCCCATTCCATACGAAAAATCCTCTCTCAGCCCAAAAAAGTCTTATCCCGAGGATATCATACAAATCCACATGTAGCAAGCAATAATAGAGACATTCTTAGAGTAGAAGATGACCATGTTAGGTCTATCTGCAAGAGGGTTCCGTAGAAATAGATGTTTGCTGAGAGTCAGACCACAACATTAAAGTTGATAAAAGTGCCATTGTTGCTGTTTCAACTCGTAAGCGAAGTGGCCCAAGGCCAACAGCTGTAGCACCTGCTTCCAACATCATCTCCACCTCTTTCTTGGTGAAGTCTGAAGCATTCAAAAATGAACCAGGGGTCCAGGATTAATAACAACTAATCATTTCCATATTTCGGTACTTAAAGCTAGAGGTAAAGCCTATGAGCAGAATTTCAGACATTGAATATTTCATTTCACTAGTTCAAAGAAATTATGCATTAAAGCCTAGAAAAGGATAGAACTGCTTTGTGCATGATTTCCAACCACGTTTAGTTGATTTACTTGATTGCTATCTGTGATAACTTAGTTAAAGGAGTTGGTGCACAAATGCTTCTTTATCTATTGGATATTGGGACACTCCTATTTGTCAGAACTGGAACGATCAATTAGCAAGAGATGTGTAATTCTTCAATTAAACCAAATTAACGCCTGGATAGATGGGAAAATATGGCAATAAATAGATAGGACTAACTTATAATGCATACTAACCCCTTCTGGTCCAACTATAATCAGCCCACTACACTCTTTTCCTGATAAAGACAATGCACTAACAACAGGAGTAGCCTCTGCTACAGCAACAAAGCAAACCTTCGACTGAGCAATCTGCAGGATACAACAAACAATGTCTTCATTACAAACAAActagcagagagagagagagagagagagagagagagagagagagaaggtccAAACATCTTAAAAGAGTCCTTTATACATTAATGGGAACCACACGTAACTGATAAAATGGTATCACAAGAGCTACAATACCTCCAACTACAGGAAAACCCATCTAACATTTGCAAGTAAACGACTTATCAAAAACATTTGCAAGTAAACAACAAAGAATAGAGTCTAAATGCTTAAACCGCATAAACAATCATTTTTCATAGCTTCACAGAGAAGAAAATTCTACATCAGCCACAGTGACCATGCCTCCGCTGTAGTTCTTTTTCATGTTTATAGCCAAGATAGTTACCCAACATTTAAATGAACAAGGAGGCGGAGAAGAATTACTCACAAGAGGCAGAAGGCCATCGATTTTCATTGGAGGGTTCAGAATCatttcatgcagccgttgacctataaatatgtaataaggggtataaattaaaagaaaagtaaacATAGTCTCAGGCAGCCTTTCAATCACAAATCTTTCTAAATGTTCAAAACCTCATCAGCCAAAGCAAATTTTAGCaggaaaaaatatttcaaatttcaccATGAATGTAAGCCGAGAAAATAGCTACAACAAATTATTCACATTGTTTAGTTGCTGCTAAAACGACACGTTGCAATCTATCCACTCTATTCTCTGAAATTGAAGAAGAACGTTCGGTCAACAGGGGGGTGACACTACTAGCCCCCAGCTCCTAAGACAGTTGAAAAGGAATAAAATCAGCAGCCACAAATAAGTGCCAGTTTCTAACAGGAGAATACTCATCAATGCAATAGGACGTACAGTGCATTTCTCAACAAGCCAGTCAGCTCGACCACCCTTTAGAGTACCTGAGCAATAGCAGCTTTAAACGTGATGCAAAACCCAAAATATTGTAGCCAATTTTATGACGCAATCCTAATGAAAATCATAAAGACTTACCAAAAGCTGCAAACACATGCCAATATGCCCCCGGGGTAGGAACTAACTTTGGATCTTCCAAAGCCACAAAATCCAATCCACAACGGTCAATCCTCTGTATACACCCTCCTATCAAGCCTCCCTTCCCGTTGAAAAGCTCTACCCTTGCATGTCATTATTTGGacaaacataaacattttcatCTAACACAAAGTATTTTATAGTATCTactgtgttttttttctttggctCCATTTTCAATTGATTCAAAtgaccaaaaaagaaaaagttcatTCTAGAAACTAGAAAGGCCAAAACTGAACTCAAAACTGCAAAGATCTAGGCACTAGTTGCAGTTTCTGTTTTCACAATTGCTATTAGGACTTTGAAATCGTATAAATAATagggaaaaaattaaataaagacaTTTCGTTAATAAATGTAAATGTCTGGGTAAGGTAAAACTCAAAAGGTATGACGATTAAGGTACCTGTCATTTGTGCTCAACCTCAAAACTTTAGACATGTGCCAGAACTCGTCACCTTGTATATGAACAATGCCACCCTGCAACAttacgaaaagaaaaaactatgaCACTGTCTCCATACTCCAATCACATAACTCTTTAAGTTCAAATTTCGCTTGAAGTCAGCCTTCAACAATGAAATTGTCACATTACATTTCAGAGAAGTCTAAATAGACCGTCTTAATGATAACCCCCTATATCATGCCGATACTTAGATAAAGGAATGCCAACAGAATTTcggtttataaataataatgataagattacttatatataaaaaaaaatgataataataatgacTAGAACGCAAGAACAGCAGTGAGTCTGGCAGTGACTATTATCGACTCAATCAGCCAATAAAATTCCTGAATCTTCCAAAGTTAAGACTTTTTAAAAAATCCTATCAAAGAAACAGCACCGAACCCAAAATCAAGCTTGTCCAAAATCTAACCCGACATCCC encodes:
- the LOC121254616 gene encoding ribosomal RNA small subunit methyltransferase E isoform X1 encodes the protein MGGFRWIPCASSKPVLQSRSWILLQMQTLATLRPRFAGPLNRSLLKTLSLRALSSSSSDYASQSLGGLPRFFSEVLPPSKGGIVHIQGDEFWHMSKVLRLSTNDRVELFNGKGGLIGGCIQRIDRCGLDFVALEDPKLVPTPGAYWHVFAAFGTLKGGRADWLVEKCTELGASSVTPLLTERSSSISENRVDRLQRVVLAATKQCQRLHEMILNPPMKIDGLLPLMGFPVVGGIVALVIPFYQLRVVPINIAQSKVCFVAVAEATPVVSALSLSGKECSGLIIVGPEGDFTKKEVEMMLEAGATAVGLGPLRLRVETATMALLSTLMLWSDSQQTSISTEPSCR
- the LOC121254616 gene encoding ribosomal RNA small subunit methyltransferase E isoform X2, with translation MGGFRWIPCASSKPVLQSRSWILLQMQTLATLRPRFAGPLNRSLLKTLSLRALSSSSSDYASQSLGGLPRFFSEVLPPSKGGIVHIQGDEFWHMSKVLRLSTNDRVELFNGKGGLIGGCIQRIDRCGLDFVALEDPKLVPTPGAYWHVFAAFGTLKGGRADWLVEKCTELGASSVTPLLTERSSSISENRVDRLQRVVLAATKQCQRLHEMILNPPMKIDGLLPLIAQSKVCFVAVAEATPVVSALSLSGKECSGLIIVGPEGDFTKKEVEMMLEAGATAVGLGPLRLRVETATMALLSTLMLWSDSQQTSISTEPSCR